The genomic stretch GCCCCGTAACAACGTGGTGCGTGACGGAACCGTCTTGTTCGAAGGAAAAGACATAACGGGTCTGTCGAACAAAGAAATGCGCGACATTTGGGGCATCGATATTGCCATGGTGTTCCAAGATCCCATGACGTCGCTTAACCCAGTGGTGCGTATTGGTCGTCAAATCACTGAATCATTACGATTCCACCTCGATCTGAGTGCTGCTGACGCCAATAAAACAGCGGTTTCCTTGTTACGTTCGGTGAATATTCCCGAGCCTGAAAAGCGTCTCAAAGAGTATCCGCACCAGCTTTCCGGCGGAATGCGCCAACGGGTCACCATCGCAATTGCCTTGGCTTGCGGGCCTAAATTGTTAATGGCTGATGAGCCCACCACGGCTCTTGATGTGACCGTACAGGCCCAGATTCTTAATCTGCTGGCAGAACAACAACGTGAACGTGACATGGGCATGGTCTTGGTTACCCACGACCTTGGCGTAGTTGCTGGTCGAACCGATGAGATCGTGGTTATGTACGGCGGCAAAGTGGTCGAAAAGGCCCCAACTTCGGTGCTATTTAGCAACGTGAAGATGCCCTACACCGAAGCCTTGTTGCGATCGATTCCAAAGATCGACGATCCGAGCCACACTCGACTTAAAGTGATCGGCGGTCGTCCACCAGATCTGATCAACCCGCCCAAGGGTTGCAACTTCTCGCCGCGCTGCCCCTATGCGCAAGAGAAATGTCATGTTGAGGAACCACCTCTGCAAGACGCCGAAACCCCAGGGCATCAGTTTGCCTGCTGGTATCCAGTTGGCACCCCCGAAAACAAGGCCGCTTATGAACGCAACCTCGAAGCTGGTCTCCCACAAACTTTGATCACCCTTGAAGGCGCTGGTGCGGGCGCCGTAATGGAGAGCTGAACATGGCCGGATCTGGGACTGCTCATCTACGTCCAGAAAAAGACCCGCTGCTCACCGTTGAACATCTCACGGTGGAATTCCCTGTTGGTAAAGATGCCAAGGTTCATGCTGTAAGCGGCATTAGCCTCGACCTCCTAGAAGGCGAAACCCTTGGCCTGGTGGGCGAATCTGGTTGTGGCAAATCCACCACTGGCCGCGCCATTATGCAGCTACCAAAGCCGACGTCAGGCTCGATCGTGTTCAAAGGAACCGATATCACCAAACTCAGCGGTGAAGCGCTACGGCGGCTGCGTCCTGAAATGCAAATGATTTTCCAGGACCCAATTTCATCGCTGAATCCGAGGCGCAAAATTGGTGACTTGGTTGCCGAACCTCTGGCTATTTGGGGCAGGGGTAACAAAGAAGAACGCGATGCGCACGTTGACCGAGTGCTGGCATCGGTGGGTTTAGACCCCGCTGTGGCTCGTACGAAGAGGGCCCATGAGTTCTCGGGTGGACAATGCCAACGTATTTCAATTGCTCGCTCGCTGGTTCTTGACCCCAAAGTAATTATTTGTGACGAACCCGTATCGGCCCTTGATGTTTCGGTTCAGGCCCAAATTCTGAACCTTCTCGAAGACATGAAGGCTGAATACCAGCTGACCCTGATCTTCATCGCTCACGACTTGGCAGTTGTCAAGAACATCAGCGATCGCGTTGCAGTTATGTATCTGGGCAAGCTTTGTGAGGTTGCGAACCCCGACGATCTCTACGCCGCACCAGCGCACCCCTACACTCAGTTCCTCTTAGAAGCGATTCCGATTCCTGACCCAACGGTTAAACCTGAGGAGCGGGGCACCTTAGCTGGCGAGCTTCCGTCGCCGATTAATCCTCCTTCGGGCTGTCGCTTCCGCACTCGCTGCCCAAGAGCGCAAGATGTCTGTGCCCAAACCGAGCCCGTTATGCGTGCGGTTGGTGAAGACCATTGGGTGGCATGCCATTTCCCATTAATTCCTGTGCTCGAGGACCAGCCAGTAACTAGTTGACTCGCAAGGTTGAGCCAAATGGACGTGTCGAATCCACCCTCACGCACCAGAACTCGTTTAGCACCTGAAGACCGTCGAGCACAGATCACTGCTGCGGCGGTCAAGGTGTTTGCTGGTCGTGATCCATCGGCGGTGACCTTTGAGGAGATTGCCGAGGCGGCTGGGGTTTCACGGGCACTGGTGTACAACTATTTTGGTGATCGCAGCGGTCTGGTCGGGGCAGTTTGTCTTGAGTGCTATTCATT from Acidimicrobiia bacterium encodes the following:
- a CDS encoding ABC transporter ATP-binding protein, translated to MSRGRSVSKLEAPKAADSGHLLEVHNLKTHFITARGRVRAVDGVSFSLDRGKTIGIVGESGSGKTVLSRSVMNLLPRNNVVRDGTVLFEGKDITGLSNKEMRDIWGIDIAMVFQDPMTSLNPVVRIGRQITESLRFHLDLSAADANKTAVSLLRSVNIPEPEKRLKEYPHQLSGGMRQRVTIAIALACGPKLLMADEPTTALDVTVQAQILNLLAEQQRERDMGMVLVTHDLGVVAGRTDEIVVMYGGKVVEKAPTSVLFSNVKMPYTEALLRSIPKIDDPSHTRLKVIGGRPPDLINPPKGCNFSPRCPYAQEKCHVEEPPLQDAETPGHQFACWYPVGTPENKAAYERNLEAGLPQTLITLEGAGAGAVMES
- a CDS encoding oligopeptide/dipeptide ABC transporter ATP-binding protein, whose translation is MAGSGTAHLRPEKDPLLTVEHLTVEFPVGKDAKVHAVSGISLDLLEGETLGLVGESGCGKSTTGRAIMQLPKPTSGSIVFKGTDITKLSGEALRRLRPEMQMIFQDPISSLNPRRKIGDLVAEPLAIWGRGNKEERDAHVDRVLASVGLDPAVARTKRAHEFSGGQCQRISIARSLVLDPKVIICDEPVSALDVSVQAQILNLLEDMKAEYQLTLIFIAHDLAVVKNISDRVAVMYLGKLCEVANPDDLYAAPAHPYTQFLLEAIPIPDPTVKPEERGTLAGELPSPINPPSGCRFRTRCPRAQDVCAQTEPVMRAVGEDHWVACHFPLIPVLEDQPVTS